The following are encoded together in the Pseudoalteromonas shioyasakiensis genome:
- a CDS encoding alpha-hydroxy acid oxidase, with amino-acid sequence MSNYFNHLYPDVADLKKKAKQRIPRFAFDYLEGGCMQEHGVKRNRDDINSVQLRSELLKPFAGSSQTVELFGHTYAAPFGIAPVGLQGLMWPKAPEILAKAAAEKNIPYVLSTVSSSSLERIAEVSQGHAWFQLYNPTDEKIRLDLLNRIKAAHYPVLVVTVDVPTFGYRPRDIRNGLAMPPKMTLSNIMQMLTRPRWLYETALAGKPEMETLKPYMPKNMPTDELAAFMNKTVMGRVDLEGLKPIRDLWQGPLIIKGLINESDVQAAIALGADGVVMSNHGARQLDAGESPVKPLQTVAAKYSKDIKIFMDSGLRSGTNIVSALASGADFTFLGRPFVYGVGALGDKGGIHTINALMMQITQIMNQLGCASVSELPEFLVK; translated from the coding sequence ATGAGCAATTACTTTAACCACCTTTACCCTGACGTTGCAGACCTTAAGAAAAAAGCCAAGCAACGCATTCCTCGCTTTGCCTTCGATTACCTTGAAGGCGGCTGTATGCAAGAGCATGGTGTAAAGCGAAATAGAGATGACATCAATAGTGTGCAATTACGCAGTGAGCTATTAAAGCCATTTGCAGGTAGCAGCCAAACAGTCGAGTTATTTGGGCATACTTACGCTGCCCCATTTGGTATTGCGCCGGTTGGTTTACAAGGATTAATGTGGCCAAAAGCCCCAGAAATTCTTGCAAAAGCCGCCGCTGAAAAAAACATTCCTTATGTATTAAGCACCGTTTCGTCATCTAGCCTTGAGCGAATCGCAGAAGTATCACAAGGCCATGCGTGGTTTCAGCTTTATAACCCAACCGATGAAAAAATTAGGCTTGATTTACTCAATCGCATCAAAGCAGCCCACTACCCTGTTCTTGTGGTAACCGTTGATGTGCCTACCTTTGGCTACAGGCCGCGAGATATTAGAAATGGTCTCGCTATGCCACCGAAAATGACCTTGTCTAATATTATGCAAATGCTGACAAGACCTCGCTGGCTTTATGAAACCGCCCTTGCTGGCAAGCCAGAAATGGAAACCCTAAAGCCTTATATGCCAAAAAATATGCCCACCGATGAGCTGGCAGCCTTTATGAATAAAACAGTCATGGGCCGCGTTGATCTGGAAGGTTTAAAGCCAATTCGCGATTTATGGCAAGGGCCTTTGATCATCAAAGGGTTAATTAATGAGTCTGATGTACAAGCAGCCATTGCGCTCGGCGCCGATGGGGTTGTTATGTCAAACCATGGTGCACGTCAGCTAGATGCCGGTGAATCTCCAGTCAAACCACTGCAAACAGTCGCTGCCAAGTATTCAAAAGACATCAAAATTTTTATGGATAGCGGGCTTCGTAGCGGAACAAATATAGTGAGTGCACTTGCAAGCGGCGCCGATTTTACATTTTTAGGCAGGCCCTTTGTGTATGGCGTTGGTGCCCTAGGCGATAAAGGCGGCATTCACACCATCAATGCCTTGATGATGCAAATTACACAGATCATGAATCAGCTAGGCTGCGCCTCAGTGTCAGAATTGCCTGAATTTTTGGTGAAGTAA
- a CDS encoding aldo/keto reductase, which translates to MKNTFKTRPLGKTDIEVSTLGFGAASMGNLYQAVSDEEAKNTLTAAIDVGISLFDTAPRYGAGLSERRVGDALRGLDKKEYILSTKVGRLIKPDPHADVTQLRHGFATPMPFDAQYDYSYDGIMRSFEDSQQRLGLAEIDILLVHDLGIDTHAEQDAFYFMQFEQGGYRALEELKASGQIKAIGLGVNEVEVCQRVMAIGQFDCFLLAGRYSLLEQQPLDDFLPACIDHGASIILGGPYNSGILATGVRNFQNPYYNYQPAPQEIIEKVAKIEDICFDHNVTLAAAALQFPLAHPAVASVIPGLGNEKRVNKTVELFNQAIPKLFWQDLKTAGLIAQHAPTPESGDAL; encoded by the coding sequence ATGAAAAACACATTTAAAACGCGCCCGCTTGGAAAAACCGACATTGAGGTTTCAACCCTCGGCTTTGGCGCGGCCTCTATGGGTAACCTATATCAAGCAGTGAGCGATGAAGAAGCTAAAAACACCTTAACAGCAGCAATTGATGTAGGCATTTCATTATTCGATACCGCTCCTCGCTATGGTGCGGGCTTAAGTGAACGTCGTGTTGGTGATGCCCTAAGAGGCCTTGATAAAAAAGAGTATATCTTATCAACCAAGGTTGGCAGATTGATCAAACCCGATCCTCATGCTGATGTAACACAACTTCGTCATGGTTTTGCTACGCCAATGCCTTTTGATGCTCAATATGACTATAGCTACGATGGCATTATGCGATCTTTTGAAGATAGCCAACAACGTTTAGGCTTAGCTGAAATTGATATTTTACTCGTCCATGACCTAGGGATTGATACACACGCCGAGCAAGATGCTTTTTATTTTATGCAATTTGAGCAAGGTGGTTACCGAGCGTTAGAAGAGCTCAAAGCGAGTGGGCAAATTAAAGCAATCGGTTTAGGGGTTAATGAAGTAGAGGTATGCCAACGAGTGATGGCAATTGGCCAGTTCGATTGCTTTTTATTAGCCGGTCGTTATTCGTTATTAGAGCAACAACCTCTCGATGATTTTTTACCTGCATGCATAGATCATGGTGCGTCTATTATCTTAGGTGGCCCCTATAACTCGGGTATATTAGCAACGGGCGTTCGCAACTTTCAAAACCCGTACTACAACTATCAACCAGCTCCTCAAGAAATCATCGAGAAAGTCGCCAAAATTGAAGATATTTGTTTTGATCATAATGTCACTTTAGCGGCTGCGGCTTTACAGTTTCCACTTGCGCATCCTGCTGTTGCCTCTGTTATACCAGGGCTTGGTAACGAAAAGCGGGTCAACAAAACTGTCGAGTTATTTAATCAAGCTATCCCAAAACTGTTTTGGCAAGATTTAAAAACAGCTGGGCTTATTGCACAGCATGCGCCTACTCCAGAAAGCGGAGACGCATTATGA
- a CDS encoding UxaA family hydrolase — MQGYLRSNGKKGIRNTVVVAYLVECAHHVARTIVNKSNNQDIQLIGFPGCYPNSYALSMMTQLCTHPNVGGVLLVSLGCEGFNREQLSEAISQSGRPVSTLVIQNNGGTKNTIAKGVQEATTILDQISSCPVVDMSVDELVIGTICGGSDGTSGISANPAVGKCFDRLIKADATCIFEETGELVGCEQIMAHRAESPELAKQLINCVVKAENYYTKMGYGSFAPGNAEGGLTTQEEKSMGAYAKSGASQINGIIKPGEKPNKKGLFLMDVVPDGEPMFGFPNISDNQEIVEMIASGAHITLFTTGRGSVVGSAISPVIKICANPETYANLSDDMDINAGAVIEGSKTVKQVGDEIFDLIVRVGNGEQTKSEQMGHQEFLLTYKTFDSIGPACLK, encoded by the coding sequence ATGCAGGGCTATTTAAGAAGTAATGGTAAAAAAGGTATTCGTAACACTGTAGTTGTTGCCTATTTGGTTGAGTGTGCTCACCATGTCGCTAGGACAATAGTTAATAAGTCGAACAATCAAGATATTCAGCTTATTGGTTTTCCGGGCTGTTATCCAAACAGCTATGCTCTTTCGATGATGACTCAACTATGTACCCACCCTAATGTTGGCGGTGTTTTGCTCGTATCTTTAGGTTGTGAAGGATTTAACCGAGAGCAACTAAGTGAAGCAATTAGTCAGTCTGGCCGTCCTGTAAGCACGCTTGTTATCCAAAATAATGGGGGTACTAAAAATACAATTGCAAAAGGGGTGCAAGAAGCTACTACTATCTTAGATCAAATTTCATCATGCCCTGTTGTAGACATGAGCGTCGATGAACTAGTCATTGGCACTATTTGCGGCGGCTCAGACGGCACCAGTGGCATTAGCGCAAACCCGGCAGTTGGTAAATGTTTTGACCGATTAATTAAAGCTGATGCAACCTGTATTTTTGAAGAAACCGGCGAACTTGTCGGTTGTGAGCAGATTATGGCTCATAGAGCAGAAAGTCCTGAACTAGCCAAGCAGCTCATTAATTGTGTCGTCAAAGCAGAAAATTACTACACTAAAATGGGCTATGGCAGTTTTGCCCCAGGCAATGCTGAAGGCGGTTTAACAACCCAAGAAGAAAAATCAATGGGTGCCTATGCCAAGTCTGGCGCATCGCAAATAAACGGCATTATTAAACCAGGAGAAAAGCCAAATAAAAAAGGCTTGTTCTTAATGGATGTGGTGCCCGATGGCGAACCAATGTTTGGTTTTCCGAATATTTCTGACAACCAAGAGATTGTCGAAATGATAGCCTCAGGTGCCCATATCACCTTATTTACCACAGGCCGCGGCTCTGTTGTTGGTTCAGCCATTTCACCGGTTATTAAAATCTGCGCCAATCCAGAAACCTATGCAAACCTCAGTGATGATATGGATATCAATGCCGGCGCTGTCATTGAAGGAAGTAAAACCGTTAAGCAAGTGGGTGATGAGATTTTTGACTTGATTGTTCGAGTCGGGAATGGTGAACAAACCAAATCTGAGCAAATGGGCCATCAAGAGTTTTTATTAACTTATAAAACCTTCGACAGCATTGGGCCAGCGTGCTTGAAATAA
- a CDS encoding UxaA family hydrolase — MSEKKFVLLHEQDNVIVCCQAAYHGEAITIANDELTLNTDVTVGHKVACRAIQKGEQILKYGVPIGSATDDIKKGQHVHLHNMKSDYIASHTRHSVSGD, encoded by the coding sequence ATGTCTGAAAAAAAATTTGTGTTACTGCATGAGCAAGATAACGTTATTGTTTGTTGTCAGGCTGCGTACCATGGTGAAGCGATCACCATTGCAAATGATGAGCTAACGCTTAATACAGATGTCACTGTTGGTCATAAAGTTGCCTGCCGTGCAATTCAAAAAGGTGAACAAATTTTAAAATACGGTGTGCCTATCGGATCTGCCACTGACGATATTAAAAAAGGACAGCATGTGCACCTTCACAATATGAAGAGTGACTATATAGCAAGCCACACTAGGCACTCAGTTAGTGGAGATTAA